The following are encoded in a window of Methanocaldococcus sp. genomic DNA:
- the rgy gene encoding reverse gyrase, giving the protein MIPMIFKEMCPNCNGEIYSERFEVGVCEKCLKDEYVKDNLELCKKLREEKTLKNLKDYCKILNEFKEFEEFVKSLGYELLSIQRMWAKRVLKNKSFSIVAPTGVGKSFFGVLMSLFLAKKGKKCYIILPTTLLIKQTYERIISLIDKNNLKINVVAYHSELSTKEKKEVKEKIDNNDFDILITTSNYLAKNPPNTKFDFIFVDDVDALLKASKNVDRTLKLLGFDDEIINEAYKIIYLIKIGKIEDALKKREILKKKLSKIKYGCLIIASATGKSYGDRVKLYRELLNFEIGYGMNKLRDVEDIYDEELSLNKILEYIKIFGSGGLIFVSIDYGVEKAKEIEEFLIKNGIKAKLIHSKDKKGFDDFREGKLDVLIGVASYYGVLVRGLDMPERVRYAIFYGVPKFKIKLKEYIEKLKEKGELKEDIDIEGKTLEEIKEIVSEKLKIKNFSIRVEDNEYLLLIPDVKTYIQASGRTSRMTEFGLTKGASIVLVDEKDIFEYLNKYMLFMYESEFKKIDEINIEELIKKIDELREKIKKGRITGKIPDLLKSVLMVVESPNKARTIASFFGKPSIRKINNRNVYEVCIGDINLIITASGGHVFDLVTKEGFYGVKIENNVYIPIYTSIKKVNGEQFTDQKNIEELLKQLSKSGEKVNFMDSKENIEIIREIADEVDAIFIATDIDTEGEKIGYDIALNSMPFNKNIYRVGFNEITKRAILKAVESFKKGEELKLDENKVKGQVVRRIEDRWIGFRLSQKLWEVFNKNYLSAGRVQTPVLGWIIERYNEHKIKVPYLSLKLENDIYIGKVWEKEFDKDEVEVEVKIYEKEINPLPPFTTDTLLEESTKRFNLSADEVMAIAQELFELGLCLTPDTYVVLGDGRIETIEDIVNIQEGNILSLDLDDLSIKKDIVTKFWKLRYTGNLRKIILSNNYEIKATPDHHLLVLRDNQLRWISAKDIKENDYIAMPFNYKVDRKPISLLNLLKYLDITDVLIEFDENSRIFEKIEEFIRKNIKTSTKYKYLRNKRVPLKYLIKWNFNLDEVEKEAKYIYKSVAGTKKIPLFKLDERFWYFVGLVLGDGSIQNSKIKIAQTPLKDVKTILDETFPFLHNWISGNQVNISNPIIAEILRKLGTREGKLNGIIFSLPENYVNALIAGYFDTDGCFSLLYNKNVKKHNLRMLLTSKRKEVLEKIGIYLNSIGILNRLHKDKNRIYSLIISNKSLETFKEKIAKYLRIRKEAFERGYNTYREEHGEGFGCDLLPVKEIFEKLTFKIGRKYILKDSKIYIENWYKEKTNNIPRNKLKTVLKYVNNSEYKEFLEKIVDGEISFVRVKNVEDIFYDGYVYDLTIKNNQNFISNGVISHNCTYHRTSSTRVSLDGMRVAKEYLKLNNLEDYLKNREYFMEGAHECIRPTKPMDTEELIEFLKESNIKLTKNHIKVYDLIFRRFIASQMKEAIVEYEEIYIKDLDEKIEGYIDIKFDGWSRIYNLKLKKLPKIEKNYLKVLEKSIKKVPKVPLYDEGEVIKLMKERGIGRPSTYAQIIKKLLDRGYVIKSKGKNKLIPTKLGIEVYNYLISHYPHLISEERTRELEEIMDKIENGEVDYLEVLRTLYEEILSIK; this is encoded by the coding sequence ATGATACCTATGATATTTAAAGAAATGTGCCCTAACTGTAATGGAGAGATTTATAGCGAAAGATTTGAAGTAGGAGTATGTGAAAAATGCTTAAAGGATGAATATGTTAAAGATAACTTAGAATTATGTAAAAAACTTAGAGAAGAAAAAACTTTAAAAAATTTAAAAGATTATTGCAAAATATTAAATGAGTTTAAAGAATTTGAGGAATTTGTAAAAAGTTTGGGCTATGAGTTGTTGAGTATTCAAAGAATGTGGGCTAAGAGAGTTTTAAAAAATAAAAGTTTTTCAATTGTTGCCCCAACTGGTGTGGGGAAGAGTTTCTTTGGAGTATTGATGAGTTTATTCTTAGCAAAAAAAGGAAAAAAATGTTATATAATCTTACCTACAACTTTATTGATAAAACAAACCTATGAAAGAATTATCTCTTTGATAGATAAAAATAATTTAAAAATAAATGTTGTTGCCTATCATTCAGAATTATCTACAAAAGAAAAGAAGGAAGTTAAAGAGAAAATAGACAACAATGATTTCGATATACTGATAACAACTTCAAACTATTTGGCAAAAAATCCTCCAAACACAAAATTTGACTTTATATTTGTGGATGATGTTGATGCATTATTAAAGGCATCTAAAAATGTTGATAGAACTTTAAAATTGTTGGGATTTGACGATGAAATAATTAATGAAGCGTATAAAATAATATACCTAATAAAAATTGGAAAGATAGAAGATGCATTAAAAAAGAGAGAAATATTAAAGAAAAAATTGTCAAAAATAAAATATGGATGTTTAATAATTGCCTCAGCCACTGGAAAGAGTTATGGAGATAGAGTAAAACTTTATAGGGAATTGTTGAATTTTGAAATTGGCTATGGAATGAACAAACTTAGAGATGTTGAAGATATATATGATGAAGAACTTAGTTTAAATAAAATATTAGAATATATAAAAATATTTGGTAGTGGAGGACTTATATTTGTCTCAATAGATTATGGAGTTGAAAAAGCAAAAGAGATTGAAGAATTTTTAATTAAAAATGGTATAAAGGCAAAGTTAATACACTCAAAAGATAAAAAAGGATTTGATGATTTTAGAGAAGGGAAATTAGATGTTTTGATTGGTGTAGCCTCTTACTACGGAGTTTTAGTTAGAGGTTTAGATATGCCCGAAAGGGTTAGATATGCTATATTCTATGGAGTTCCTAAGTTTAAAATCAAGTTAAAAGAATATATTGAGAAATTAAAAGAAAAAGGTGAATTAAAAGAAGATATAGATATTGAAGGGAAAACCTTAGAGGAGATTAAAGAAATAGTTTCTGAAAAATTGAAGATAAAAAATTTCTCTATAAGAGTAGAGGATAATGAGTATTTATTATTAATTCCAGATGTAAAAACATATATTCAAGCATCTGGAAGAACATCAAGAATGACAGAGTTTGGTTTAACTAAAGGAGCAAGTATAGTGTTGGTTGATGAAAAAGATATTTTTGAGTATCTTAACAAGTATATGCTTTTTATGTACGAAAGTGAATTTAAAAAGATAGATGAAATTAACATAGAGGAGTTAATTAAAAAAATTGATGAACTTAGGGAAAAAATTAAAAAAGGAAGAATTACTGGAAAAATTCCTGATTTACTAAAATCTGTTTTAATGGTTGTAGAAAGTCCAAACAAGGCAAGAACTATTGCAAGTTTCTTTGGAAAACCTTCAATTAGGAAGATAAACAATAGAAATGTTTATGAAGTTTGTATAGGAGACATAAATTTAATTATAACTGCTAGTGGAGGACATGTATTTGATTTAGTTACAAAAGAAGGATTTTATGGAGTAAAGATAGAAAACAATGTGTATATTCCTATATATACATCAATTAAAAAAGTTAATGGGGAACAATTTACAGACCAGAAGAATATAGAGGAGTTGTTAAAACAACTATCAAAAAGTGGAGAAAAAGTTAATTTTATGGATTCTAAGGAAAATATAGAGATTATTAGAGAAATAGCCGATGAAGTAGATGCTATATTTATAGCAACAGATATTGATACTGAGGGAGAAAAGATAGGCTATGACATAGCACTTAACAGTATGCCATTTAACAAAAACATATATAGAGTTGGCTTTAACGAAATTACAAAGAGGGCTATTTTAAAGGCAGTAGAATCATTTAAAAAAGGAGAAGAGTTAAAGTTAGATGAAAATAAAGTTAAGGGGCAAGTTGTTAGAAGAATAGAAGATAGGTGGATTGGATTTAGGTTAAGTCAAAAGTTGTGGGAGGTATTTAATAAAAACTATCTATCTGCTGGTAGAGTTCAAACTCCTGTCTTAGGTTGGATTATAGAGAGATACAATGAACATAAAATAAAAGTTCCTTACTTATCATTAAAATTGGAAAATGACATTTACATAGGAAAGGTTTGGGAAAAAGAATTTGATAAAGATGAGGTAGAAGTTGAAGTCAAAATATATGAGAAAGAAATTAACCCATTACCTCCATTTACAACAGATACTTTATTGGAAGAATCTACAAAGAGATTTAATTTAAGTGCAGATGAAGTAATGGCTATTGCCCAAGAATTGTTTGAATTGGGATTGTGTTTAACACCAGACACTTATGTTGTATTGGGAGATGGTAGAATTGAAACAATTGAAGATATTGTTAATATTCAAGAAGGAAATATTTTATCGTTAGATTTAGATGATTTATCAATAAAGAAAGACATTGTCACAAAATTCTGGAAATTGAGATACACTGGAAATCTAAGAAAAATTATATTATCAAATAATTATGAGATAAAAGCAACTCCTGACCACCACTTATTGGTTTTAAGAGATAATCAATTGAGATGGATTTCTGCAAAAGATATTAAAGAAAATGATTACATTGCAATGCCTTTTAACTACAAAGTTGATAGAAAACCAATATCATTATTGAATCTTTTGAAATATTTAGACATTACTGATGTTTTAATAGAGTTTGACGAGAATTCAAGAATATTTGAAAAAATAGAAGAATTTATTAGGAAAAATATCAAAACTAGTACAAAATATAAATATCTTAGAAATAAAAGAGTTCCATTAAAGTATTTGATAAAATGGAACTTTAATTTAGATGAGGTTGAAAAGGAAGCAAAATATATATACAAAAGTGTTGCAGGCACTAAAAAAATTCCATTATTTAAATTAGATGAAAGGTTTTGGTATTTTGTAGGATTAGTTTTAGGTGATGGGTCCATTCAAAATAGCAAAATTAAGATTGCACAAACTCCACTAAAAGATGTTAAAACTATATTGGATGAAACATTTCCATTCTTACATAATTGGATTTCTGGAAATCAAGTAAATATTTCAAATCCAATCATTGCAGAAATTTTAAGAAAATTAGGAACAAGAGAAGGAAAATTAAATGGAATAATATTTTCTCTTCCAGAAAACTATGTTAATGCACTAATTGCTGGTTACTTTGATACTGATGGATGTTTCTCATTACTGTATAACAAAAATGTTAAAAAACATAATTTAAGAATGCTTCTAACTTCAAAAAGAAAAGAAGTTTTAGAAAAGATAGGTATTTACTTAAACTCAATTGGAATATTAAACAGATTGCATAAAGATAAAAATAGAATTTACTCCTTAATAATAAGCAATAAATCATTAGAAACCTTTAAGGAGAAAATTGCCAAATATCTAAGAATTAGAAAAGAAGCATTTGAGAGAGGTTATAATACATATAGGGAAGAACACGGGGAAGGATTTGGATGTGATTTATTACCAGTAAAAGAAATATTTGAAAAATTAACATTCAAAATAGGAAGAAAGTATATACTAAAAGATAGTAAGATATACATTGAAAATTGGTATAAAGAAAAGACAAACAATATTCCAAGAAATAAATTAAAGACAGTTTTAAAATATGTAAATAACTCAGAATATAAAGAGTTTTTAGAAAAAATTGTTGATGGAGAGATATCATTTGTTAGGGTTAAAAATGTAGAAGATATTTTCTATGATGGATATGTTTATGACCTAACCATTAAAAATAACCAAAACTTTATATCAAATGGGGTTATTTCACATAACTGCACATATCATAGAACTTCTTCAACGAGAGTTTCGTTAGATGGAATGAGAGTTGCAAAGGAATATTTAAAACTAAATAATTTAGAGGATTATTTAAAAAATAGAGAGTATTTTATGGAAGGAGCACATGAATGTATAAGACCTACAAAGCCTATGGACACAGAAGAACTTATTGAGTTTTTAAAAGAGAGTAATATAAAATTAACAAAAAATCATATAAAAGTTTATGATTTAATATTTAGAAGATTTATAGCCTCTCAGATGAAAGAGGCAATTGTTGAATATGAAGAGATATATATAAAAGATTTAGATGAAAAAATTGAAGGATACATAGATATAAAGTTTGATGGATGGAGTAGAATCTATAATTTAAAGTTAAAAAAACTTCCAAAAATAGAGAAAAATTACTTAAAAGTGTTAGAAAAGAGTATTAAAAAAGTTCCAAAAGTTCCATTGTATGATGAGGGAGAAGTTATTAAGTTAATGAAAGAGAGAGGAATTGGAAGGCCTTCAACCTATGCCCAAATTATTAAAAAGTTGTTAGATAGAGGATATGTAATTAAAAGCAAAGGTAAAAATAAATTAATCCCTACAAAATTAGGAATTGAAGTTTATAATTATCTAATAAGTCATTATCCTCATCTAATATCAGAGGAGAGAACAAGAGAGTTAGAGGAAATTATGGATAAAATTGAAAATGGCGAAGTAGATTATTTGGAAGTTTTAAGAACTCTATATGAGGAAATTTTAAGCATAAAATAA
- a CDS encoding DEAD/DEAH box helicase, producing the protein MYIEHPLIKPKTLEARLYQQIIAANALKKKTLCVLPTGLGKTAIAILVIVGILTKKDGKVLILAPSRPLVEQHCRRLKEVLNIDENKIIALTGKIPPKKRVELYKKGKIFVATPQVIENDIIAKRINIEEFVLLIADEAHHTVGDHSYAFVSKAFKDKCHILGLTASPGADIDRLMEICENLGIEHVEVRTEDDEDVKPYIAKVRLIPIRLDLPEEFKKALKLINEALKDRLKFLKDFGVIDSINVTKTELIELNSKLFAYDEEVKYELIRVCSEALKLMHAKDLLESQGKSVFLNYINKLSLQRTKSAKSIVNDERIRKAVNILLKTDVEHPKLNKVVEKVKSILKKNEDERIIIFTQYRDTVEKLVNILHQNGIKAIKFIGQASKEGKGMTQKQQIEAIEKFKKEGNVLVSTSVSEEGIDIPAVNYVIFYEPVPSEIRFIQRRGRAMRGEGGRAYILIAKGTSDEAYYRSALYKEKEMKRLLKNICYLLNKRLQKKLEMENKRIEEPKKETIIEKDTVTTIDTKKVVEIESKEENKEKEKKTLTILDFIKQFEEKSKSKVEETDEDKIEKPIKIIVDVREKNIAKLLHKYADVELKTLEVGDYVLSDRVVVERKTSEDFVNSIIDKRLFSQLKNLKKVEKPLLIIEGENFSRIHENALKGAILSVIFDFGIPILFTKNVDETVDLLIKIAEKEQLKEKRPITIRYGKTTMSLKEQQRFIVESLPDVGGALADRLLKHFKTVERVFTAKEDELMEVEGVGEERAKKIRKVLTVKYE; encoded by the coding sequence ATGTATATAGAGCATCCATTAATAAAACCAAAAACATTAGAGGCGAGGTTGTATCAACAGATTATAGCGGCAAATGCTTTAAAGAAAAAGACATTGTGCGTTTTACCCACTGGTTTGGGAAAAACTGCAATTGCTATATTGGTCATAGTGGGTATTTTAACAAAAAAAGATGGTAAAGTTTTAATTTTAGCCCCTTCGAGACCTTTAGTAGAGCAACATTGTAGAAGGCTAAAAGAAGTCTTAAACATTGATGAAAATAAAATAATAGCATTAACTGGAAAAATTCCTCCAAAAAAAAGAGTTGAGTTATATAAAAAAGGTAAAATATTTGTTGCCACTCCTCAAGTTATTGAAAATGACATTATTGCTAAAAGGATTAATATAGAGGAGTTTGTATTGTTAATTGCAGATGAGGCACATCACACAGTTGGAGACCATTCCTATGCATTTGTATCTAAGGCATTTAAAGATAAATGTCATATTTTAGGATTAACTGCCTCTCCCGGGGCTGATATTGATAGATTAATGGAAATCTGTGAAAACTTAGGAATAGAGCATGTTGAAGTTAGAACTGAGGATGACGAAGATGTAAAGCCATACATTGCCAAAGTTAGATTAATTCCAATAAGATTAGATTTACCAGAAGAATTTAAAAAAGCGTTAAAATTAATAAATGAAGCGTTAAAAGATAGATTAAAATTTTTAAAGGATTTTGGAGTTATAGATTCTATTAATGTAACAAAAACTGAACTCATTGAACTAAATTCTAAGTTATTCGCCTACGATGAAGAGGTTAAATATGAACTTATAAGAGTGTGTTCAGAGGCTTTAAAGTTAATGCACGCCAAGGATTTATTAGAAAGTCAGGGAAAAAGTGTATTTTTAAACTATATAAATAAATTGTCTTTACAAAGAACTAAATCTGCTAAATCAATAGTAAATGACGAAAGAATTAGAAAGGCAGTAAATATATTATTAAAGACAGATGTAGAACATCCAAAACTGAATAAAGTTGTTGAAAAGGTTAAAAGTATTTTGAAAAAAAATGAAGATGAAAGAATTATAATATTCACGCAGTATAGAGACACTGTTGAGAAATTAGTTAATATCTTACACCAAAATGGAATTAAGGCGATAAAGTTTATTGGTCAAGCAAGTAAAGAAGGAAAAGGAATGACTCAAAAACAGCAAATAGAAGCAATAGAGAAGTTTAAAAAAGAAGGAAATGTTTTAGTTTCTACAAGCGTATCTGAGGAAGGGATAGATATTCCAGCGGTAAATTATGTTATCTTTTACGAGCCTGTGCCATCAGAAATTAGATTTATTCAAAGAAGAGGTAGAGCGATGAGAGGAGAAGGAGGGAGAGCTTATATATTAATAGCTAAAGGAACATCTGATGAAGCATATTATAGAAGTGCTTTGTATAAAGAAAAAGAGATGAAAAGACTCTTAAAAAATATATGTTATTTGTTGAACAAAAGATTACAGAAAAAATTAGAGATGGAGAATAAAAGAATAGAAGAGCCTAAAAAAGAAACTATAATAGAAAAAGATACAGTAACAACAATAGATACTAAAAAAGTAGTAGAGATAGAAAGTAAAGAAGAGAACAAAGAGAAAGAAAAAAAGACTTTAACAATATTGGACTTTATTAAGCAGTTTGAAGAAAAATCTAAAAGTAAGGTTGAAGAAACTGACGAAGACAAAATTGAAAAACCCATTAAGATTATTGTGGATGTCAGAGAAAAAAATATTGCCAAGTTATTACATAAATATGCTGATGTTGAACTAAAAACTTTAGAAGTTGGAGATTATGTTTTAAGTGATAGAGTTGTTGTTGAGAGAAAAACTTCCGAGGATTTTGTAAATTCAATAATTGATAAGAGGTTATTTTCACAGTTAAAAAATCTTAAAAAAGTTGAAAAACCGTTACTTATTATAGAAGGAGAAAACTTTAGCAGAATACATGAAAATGCCTTAAAAGGAGCTATCTTATCAGTTATTTTTGACTTTGGAATACCAATATTATTTACAAAAAATGTTGATGAAACCGTTGATTTATTAATAAAAATTGCTGAAAAAGAGCAATTGAAAGAAAAAAGACCAATTACAATAAGATATGGAAAAACTACAATGAGTTTAAAAGAACAACAAAGGTTCATTGTTGAGAGTTTACCTGATGTTGGTGGTGCATTAGCTGATAGGTTATTAAAACATTTTAAAACTGTTGAAAGAGTATTTACAGCAAAAGAAGATGAATTAATGGAAGTTGAAGGAGTAGGAGAAGAGAGGGCTAAGAAAATTAGGAAAGTTTTAACAGTAAAATATGAGTAA
- the frhB gene encoding coenzyme F420 hydrogenase subunit beta, whose translation MDPFGTYKKVVSARSTLKEVLKTCQDGGIVSTAFIYGLENNILDGVIVADNAGEFKAIPKVATTPEEVLEAAGTKYTVCPNISVLKSAVREYGCEKIGVVGTPCQVRAVRKLIKYPIGFRHIPDKISLIIGIFCMENFPYNGLKLIVEEHCGVKMEDVVKLDIGKGKFWVYTKWGETKAIKLKETHPYEQVACHVCTDYTAELADISTGSVGSPDGWSTVFIRTAKGEEIFNKMVEDGYLEVKPIEEVKPGLGLVKKLALTKKEKNLKEIEHRKELGLPVPY comes from the coding sequence ATGGATCCTTTTGGAACTTATAAGAAAGTAGTTTCAGCAAGAAGTACATTAAAAGAAGTTTTAAAGACATGTCAAGATGGTGGTATAGTTTCAACTGCATTTATTTATGGTTTAGAAAATAATATATTAGATGGAGTTATTGTAGCAGATAATGCTGGAGAATTTAAAGCAATTCCTAAGGTGGCTACAACGCCAGAGGAAGTTTTAGAGGCGGCAGGAACAAAATATACCGTCTGCCCTAATATATCTGTATTGAAAAGTGCTGTTAGAGAATATGGTTGTGAAAAAATTGGAGTTGTAGGAACTCCATGCCAAGTTAGGGCTGTAAGAAAGTTAATAAAGTATCCAATAGGGTTTAGACACATTCCTGATAAAATATCATTAATTATAGGTATTTTCTGTATGGAAAACTTCCCATACAATGGATTAAAGTTAATTGTAGAAGAACACTGTGGCGTTAAGATGGAAGATGTTGTTAAATTAGATATTGGTAAAGGTAAGTTTTGGGTTTATACAAAATGGGGAGAAACAAAAGCAATTAAATTGAAAGAAACCCATCCTTATGAGCAAGTGGCTTGTCATGTATGCACTGACTACACTGCAGAGTTAGCAGATATTTCAACAGGTTCCGTTGGAAGCCCAGATGGATGGAGTACTGTCTTTATAAGAACTGCAAAAGGGGAAGAGATATTTAACAAAATGGTTGAAGATGGATACTTAGAAGTTAAACCAATAGAAGAGGTTAAACCTGGCTTGGGATTAGTTAAAAAATTAGCTCTAACTAAAAAAGAGAAAAATCTGAAAGAGATTGAACATAGAAAAGAACTTGGTTTGCCTGTCCCTTATTAA
- the frhG gene encoding coenzyme F420 hydrogenase subunit gamma: MVKVAHIQLCSCCGCLVSLTDTYEKLLDVLNSIELVYCQTLADVREIPECDIALVEGSVCLEDHHSLEIAKEVREKAKIVVALGACAATGGVTRYSKGNQLSKPVHSSFSPLTEVIKVDLAIPGCPPSPEAIVSVINAALNGDMEYLQPFAELAEKGSEACGCDLLIKVVNKSLCMGCGTCAAACPTRAIEMIDGRPNVTQYLCIKCGVCSVQCPRIRFPELIEKIE, translated from the coding sequence GTGGTTAAAGTTGCTCATATCCAATTGTGTAGTTGTTGTGGATGCTTAGTTTCTTTGACAGACACTTATGAGAAGTTATTAGATGTTTTAAATTCAATTGAGTTAGTTTATTGTCAAACATTGGCAGATGTTAGAGAGATTCCAGAATGTGATATTGCATTAGTTGAAGGTTCTGTATGTTTAGAAGACCATCATAGTTTAGAGATAGCCAAAGAGGTTAGAGAAAAAGCAAAGATTGTTGTTGCCTTAGGAGCTTGTGCTGCTACGGGAGGGGTTACAAGATATAGTAAAGGAAATCAGTTATCTAAACCAGTTCATAGTTCATTTTCTCCATTAACGGAAGTTATTAAAGTAGATTTAGCAATTCCAGGATGTCCTCCATCACCAGAGGCAATTGTTTCAGTAATAAATGCGGCATTAAATGGAGATATGGAATATTTACAACCATTTGCTGAATTAGCAGAAAAAGGAAGTGAAGCATGTGGATGTGATTTATTAATTAAAGTAGTTAATAAATCCCTCTGTATGGGTTGTGGAACCTGTGCCGCAGCATGTCCAACAAGAGCAATAGAAATGATAGATGGAAGACCAAATGTTACTCAGTATTTGTGTATTAAATGTGGAGTTTGTTCAGTACAGTGTCCAAGAATTAGATTTCCAGAGTTAATTGAAAAAATAGAGTAA